Within Vicia villosa cultivar HV-30 ecotype Madison, WI linkage group LG1, Vvil1.0, whole genome shotgun sequence, the genomic segment AAACCAAAGCTCAAGAAAAACCTCTTTCAGAAACTCCGCTTTCTTGTTGACTGTTTCCTGATGCAGAACCTTTACAGCAACTGGTGTGTGATCAAGATTGCACTTGTAAACTTTCCCATATCCTCCTTCACCAATTACCAAGTCCTCAGACAAGTTGTTTGTAGCGATCTTGATTTCATCCATGGTATATTTTCTGTATCTCCTGTCATTTGAGAGCAATGTATCGACAATTCTCTGTTTTTCTATGGATTCTCTAAGGACATTAAGTTCAGCCATTTGCCTTTCATATGACTCTTTGGCGAACATACTTTTTGACTCCTGGAGTTCCTTCATGACTTTTAAATACTTTGCTTTCTCTTCAGCGGCAATCTTTCTCAAAGTTTCCTCTCTTTTTAAGGAAGCATTTACAATTTTAGCTTCTTCAAGAGACTCGGAAGAAAGTAAAAGGGCCTGAAAATGAAGGCATGCATGTAAAAAGAGTACAAATTTTTTGGAACGCCGAGCGATAAATCATATTATTCTCATTTAATAAGAAGgtttaatagaaattaaattcgaACCAGtggatatttttttctttttaatacctttttggttctaactctacAAGAATCTATCGATATTTTGGATTAAATCTTATTGTTCCTAGGAATCAATTGCCACTTCTCTCCTCCAGCGGAAGGGCTTATTCTATTCTATGTTCCAACATACAAGTCATTTGACTTAAACATATCTTTTTTTCCGAATAAAAGAAAAGATCAAAGTCGGTTTCTATTATTTCTTAAACAAATGATATATCTATTAAATTAATAGGTGTTTTCCAATGAACTACATTTGGATGGAAAATTATATTGAACTCAAAGAGGACACATACTTTATGTTTGAATACACAGTATCGATTtactttccatttttgtttttatttatttatttacgaaATTTTGATGACAATGCTGTGAATCAAGCTTTAGCTATTCAAAATTTAAACACGGAATATTAATAAGCAAGATTATATGTTTTTGGGGAAAAACATTTTCATATCTTTTAACAAATTTTTGGTAGTGATactttttgtatgtatttctttGTACAAACAAAAGATAAACCAAATATTATCAAAATTCTCACCTTACTTTGAGCATGGGCCAGTTCTTCACAAACTTGTTTGTACATGGCAATAGTATTCTGCAACTCCAGCTGCAACTGTTCTACTTCTTCCATGACTAACTGCATATGCACATACCGTATGAAAGCCATTCCATGTTGGTCCCAAAACATAGCACTGTGGCCGCAAGTAATTAAGGTCTAACCAAGCAAAAGAAAGTTACCGGCTCACGATGTGCAGAAGCAATGGAATCAAATGAGTGGAGACTGATAGTATCAACAAAGTCTCCATAGTTATCTGGATTTGCTTCTTCACTTATGGTAGAATTTTCAAATGAATTCCTACGACTAGAGGTTTGCAGACCAATGTAACTGCGCTCTGATATTGATAGAAATCTGAAATTTTTTAGAAGTTTAAGTTCTGCAGAGGATGCACTGATTCCAGACACTTGTCCACTAATGCCAGCACCATTGTCTGATTTATTTAATTGAGTTGACACGATGTACCTTTGGCCTTCTTCTATTGGATGAAACATATGAAAATCACAAATTTGATAAATTATTCCACAAAGATTTTATTTAAAACCCTAGTTCGATAAAAAGGATTATCTAATCCATAAATAAGATGGCCACACCGTAAGGTGATGCAAGAACTAATATCTTATAAGACAAGAAATTCAATCATACCACGAGAACGTGAAGATGAAGAATCAGCTAACTTTGATACAATTCTATCTCTATCTACAACATATACATCACAGTTGTCAGGAGCACATCTTAGAATGGTATTCGGTATGCCAGGTCCTTTTAGCTTCCTGCGGGAAGTGAAAATCAAGCCAATTTATTACATAAAAGCTCATAGACATATATAATTTCTGGCACGGAATAATAACAAAAAACTTCAAAACCGATAATGCTTGCTTTAATGCTTTGAATATTTAGAAACACATACCTTGTAATAAAATTTGAGTCGTCGGAACCTAGCACTAATATTTGTACCCCAGACTCCGAGATAAAGCTAAGAAGTGCATTTGCCGGATTGTCATCTTCTAGCAAAAAGGTTTCTATCTACAAAATTTTCAGATTAATCTTATTTCCTTAACACCTTTTACATCAAAAGGACTCTTATACTgttttcaatataatttttttttaaaaagataaacGATGTGAAAAGAAGATGACATAACATTGTTATGATTATAggtgaaaacaaaaaataaaaacaaaagacaTTATCATTTATCAAAGAAAAGAGACCGTGATTTTTTCAAAGTCACGCATTTTGCTTAGCATACCAATTACTTATACATGTATCTGAACATTGTAGAAAGAAACACACCGTGTTTGATTCACATAGTTTTTTGAATGAAACAAAGATTTCTTCAGACTTCTGTTTCACATCCTGCACATAGGCAGCAAAGGCATGGGTGTCTGCTTCCGAAATGGGAATATACTCTCCAGCTGTGAATTTGAAATCCAAAAACAGCAGCAATGCATTTCAGTCACCAAAATCAGTTTCCAATCATAAAAGACTAACAAAACACTTGCACTAAAAGGGTACTTGTATTTACACCCATGTTATTGCTTAATATCAGTCTCCTGCCCAGTCAATTCTCAAGGTTCATTGCCCCTCAATGTTAGGTTTATTTGTATATTCTGTTGTACTTAGCTTAGTAGGCTCCTAAGTGTAGGGGCTATATGGTAGTTTTCATATCTTTCCAAGATTTTATAGTGCTGAATATGTTGAAGTTTCACTTATTGTTGCACTTTGTTATGTAAGACTGTAGAATAGCCAAAGTCAGTTCTTGAATGAAGTAGAGAAATTTCTCCTACTTTCCTTTTTTTTCAGTCAACATAACATCTGGTATTGGAGTTCCATCCCGAGCCCGACTCAAATTAGAAACATAATTTTTCTGTATTTTAGTAGTAATTGAAGTATGACTAATGGTTCTTGTGTACAATCAACACCATAAACATAGAAAAATGCAAGGAAACCTACAT encodes:
- the LOC131629544 gene encoding U-box domain-containing protein 34 isoform X1, with translation MSSPRSVAVAVSGGSGAAKGSRRALLWAMKNVVPQADRLILVHVIPRITSILSPAGEYIPISEADTHAFAAYVQDVKQKSEEIFVSFKKLCESNTIETFLLEDDNPANALLSFISESGVQILVLGSDDSNFITRKLKGPGIPNTILRCAPDNCDVYVVDRDRIVSKLADSSSSRSREEGQRYIVSTQLNKSDNGAGISGQVSGISASSAELKLLKNFRFLSISERSYIGLQTSSRRNSFENSTISEEANPDNYGDFVDTISLHSFDSIASAHREPLVMEEVEQLQLELQNTIAMYKQVCEELAHAQSKALLLSSESLEEAKIVNASLKREETLRKIAAEEKAKYLKVMKELQESKSMFAKESYERQMAELNVLRESIEKQRIVDTLLSNDRRYRKYTMDEIKIATNNLSEDLVIGEGGYGKVYKCNLDHTPVAVKVLHQETVNKKAEFLKEVEVLSQLHHPNMVLLLGACPENGCLVYEYLENGSLEDYILNRNGKPPLPWFSRFRIVFEMACGLSFLHNSKPEPIVHRDIKPGNILLDRNYVSKISDVGLAKLISDAVPDNITEYRESVLAGTLHYMDPEYQRTGTVRPKSDTYAFGVIILQLITARHARGLITTIENAITNGSFRDILDKSAGDWPLNETIELTEIGLKCTALRCRDRPELDTEILPLLKRLSDMANASVKIGRKSVSTPSQYYCPILQEIMDEPYIAADGFTYEYRAIKAWLSKHNVSPVTKHKLQHSVLTPNHTLRSAIQEWKSEVALLDQ
- the LOC131629544 gene encoding U-box domain-containing protein 34 isoform X2, which translates into the protein MSSPRSVAVAVSGGSGAAKGSRRALLWAMKNVVPQADRLILVHVIPRITSILSPAGEYIPISEADTHAFAAYVQDVKQKSEEIFVSFKKLCESNTIETFLLEDDNPANALLSFISESGVQILVLGSDDSNFITRKLKGPGIPNTILRCAPDNCDVYVVDRDRIVSKLADSSSSRSREGQRYIVSTQLNKSDNGAGISGQVSGISASSAELKLLKNFRFLSISERSYIGLQTSSRRNSFENSTISEEANPDNYGDFVDTISLHSFDSIASAHREPLVMEEVEQLQLELQNTIAMYKQVCEELAHAQSKALLLSSESLEEAKIVNASLKREETLRKIAAEEKAKYLKVMKELQESKSMFAKESYERQMAELNVLRESIEKQRIVDTLLSNDRRYRKYTMDEIKIATNNLSEDLVIGEGGYGKVYKCNLDHTPVAVKVLHQETVNKKAEFLKEVEVLSQLHHPNMVLLLGACPENGCLVYEYLENGSLEDYILNRNGKPPLPWFSRFRIVFEMACGLSFLHNSKPEPIVHRDIKPGNILLDRNYVSKISDVGLAKLISDAVPDNITEYRESVLAGTLHYMDPEYQRTGTVRPKSDTYAFGVIILQLITARHARGLITTIENAITNGSFRDILDKSAGDWPLNETIELTEIGLKCTALRCRDRPELDTEILPLLKRLSDMANASVKIGRKSVSTPSQYYCPILQEIMDEPYIAADGFTYEYRAIKAWLSKHNVSPVTKHKLQHSVLTPNHTLRSAIQEWKSEVALLDQ